GAGATGGGCATGATCTGGTTCCTGGGAAATCCGCTGGATGCTGAATTTGCTGCGGATTACAGGAAAGCCTCTGAATATTTGTCACAGCTGCCGCCCGACCGCTTTCCGGAGGCAGCAAGCGGGACAGAACTTTTGACTGTGATTCAGGAGTCCAGGGAAAACGTGGACTGGGAACGGGCAGTGTTGGCGCTTGATACCATGGAACGGCAGACGGCTGATCTTGCCGGTGCGAGGCGGATCCGTCAGCTGGAACTGCTTGCTTCTGTCTGGATGACAAATCGCAGTTATCTGCAGAAGACCGGTGCAGAGCCATTTGACAGAGCATCGCTTCTTCTGGAGGAAGCGATGAGACTTTCAGTGGGGGTGTATGAAAGAGAAGCTTATGTGGGGATACAGTCTGCGCTGATACAGGTATATTATCTGGACGGGATGCTGAACGGTGACGTCGCATCGCTGAATAAATGGACGGGACTGTATCAGGAACTGCCGGAACATTTGCTGCCGGAAAAGCTGCGCCGGGAAAACTGGCTGCGTGCGGCGTACGTATATGAAGAGCTGCATGCATATGACGATGCAGCCGATCATTACCGCCGGCTGATCGATCATTATCCCGATAGTACAGGGTATTACTGCGAATATGCGCTGATGGAACTGCTGGAGCGGCAGAATGTTCAGAGAGCCCGGGAACTGTACCGCGAAGTTAGTGAGCTGCCGGGGGCTGAGCAACATAGAAATTATCAGATATTAAAAGAGAGACTGGAGGGTACGCAATGAGAAAAAGAGAATTATGGTTAGCGGTGACAGCGATGTGCTGTCTTCAGATAACATCCGCCCCGATGACTGCATATGCCGAAACAGAGGAACAGGATCAAACAGAAGAGCGGCAGATACAGATATGTTCAGAGCAGAGTGAACTCGGTGGTGCGGATGAAACGGAACAGCCGGAGGAGCCAAAACCTGAGCAGATGCCGGAGGAGCGGGAGGAGCCGGATCCGGAACTGCCGCCGGATGAGCAGGAGCAGAAAACGAAGGAGCCGGATGGGTCGAAGCCGAAACTGCCGCCGGATAAGCCGGAGGAGCCGGATCTGGAACTGCCGCCAGATGAGCAGGAGGAGCCAGAGTCTGAACAGGTGATTGAAACTGTGCCGGACATTGCGGTGCCGCCGGAAAAGGCTCAGACAACGGAAAAACACATCCGGCAGGATGAGGAATCGACTGCGAAGGAATACATGGAGCTGGAAGAAGGATGGCAGCCTGAACAGGCGGAACATACGGAAACGAATGTGCTGAAGCCTGAGGAAGTGATACCTGAGATCGATCCGCCAGAGGTCATTTTGAAGACACCGAAGATCCGGTTTCTGAATCTGGGGCCGGCTACGGCGAGCAGAATGACACTGTCTCCGGAGATCATGATCACGGACATGGCACTGACACAGGGGAAAGTACAGGTACTGCTGACGGATGAAAACGGCAGGACGCTGGCAGCCGGGATGGATCTGACACAGGAAGGCAGCGGTCTGGTTTGCAGAATGAATACAATCAGCCGGGACGGAAGGTATACGCTGCTTGTGAGGGGGGAAAACGAATACGGTGTTATGACTGAGAAAAAATGTACATTTACGGTCAATAAAGAAGGAACCGCGTTTGCCGTATGCGGTGATGAAAATGAGACAAAGACTGCCGGTTTTATACCGGCTGTCAGGATGACGAATCCAGATCACATCCGCATTGTCTCCTGTATGCTGAATGGGAGGGAAGTAAACTATTCCTGGGACGGGGAATTGCTCAGGATAGACCGGGATGAGGTTATGCCGGGGAAAAATACGGTTACACTGGAGACGAAAGACGGGGCAGGAAATGTCAGCTCCATGGAACCATGGGAGTTTTATGTTCGTGCAGGCGATACAGACAGCAAAGAGTCAAAATTGCCGCAGAAAACAGGCAGCAGAAGGATAAGATGGTTCAGAGAAGTGTTAGATATACTGCGGCACATATTGAAACTGGTATTGTCGGCAGGACTATAATTGCACGGTGCTATACAGGTTTATGAATGGTTCTGAAATGTATTGTTCCAGAGTTATCTTTCAAAATACTGAAAAGTGATATTGTAAAAGATTAGTAATGACTGTATAATTATATTAAAATTTGTTGAAAATTCAGATTAAAAAAGTATTTGACATGTAGAAAGATATAAACAAAGGAGAGGATTATGAAACGATTTCTGGCAGCTTTCTTAGTTTTGTGTATGGCATTTATTATCAATTCGGTGCAGGTATACGGCGCACAGGATGATACTCAGACAATGTGGGAACCGGAGGATGGTGACGAACAGGTACAGGAAGAAGCAGAGCTCCCGAAGACAGAGGAGGCCAGTGAATCACTGCCGGGGGAAGCAGCAGCGGAACCGGCAGAGAGAGAAGAAACTTCCGGATATGAAGAGACCAGGCCCGAAGAAAATGCAGAGATAACTCCGGAGCCGGAAGAATTCATGTCTTCAAAGACGAAAGCAGGTTGGGAAAAAGATACTGACGGGAAGATCAGATACCAGAATGCAGATGGGAGTTACCCAGATGGATGGAAAAAAATCGGTGCATACTGGTATTACTTTGATGAAGACGGCTGGCTTGAAACAGGATGGATCACACTCACGAGCGGTACCTATTACCTGACGGAGTCGGGGGAGCCGGGTGCGATAGGAGCGATGCTGACAGGATGGCAGAATATAGCCGGGACCGTATATTATTTTGATGAGTCAGGACCAGCTGAAGGTAAAATGCATACGGGCTGGATGAATACTTCCTACAGGAGATTTTATTTTAAAGAGTCAGGATCTGATATCGGAAAGCTGATGACTGGCTGGCAGACAATTGGTAAGAATACCTATTATTTTCAGATGGGAGGAAACCTCGGAGAGCGCGGCAGACTGTATACAGGCTGGCGCACGATGAATAACAGAGTATACTATTTCCAGATGGGAAATGGTGACGGAAACATCGGAAAGCTGAATACGGGCTGGAGGCTGCTCAATGGTAAACGATATTATTTCCAGATAGGCGGAGGGGCCGGAGAGCGGGGGAAGCTGTATACGGGCTGGAGGACACTCGGGGAAAAAACCTGTTATTTCCAAATGGGCGGACAAGCCGGTCAAAAAGGTCAGCTGTACACCGGCTGGAGGACGATGAACGGAAAAGTCTATTACTTTCAGATGGGAAATGGTGACGGAAACATCGGAAAGCTGAATACGGGCTGGAGGCTGCTCAACGGTAAACGATATTACTTCCAGATAGGCGGAGGGGCCGGAGAGCGGGGAAAGCTGTATACGGGCTGGAGGACGCTCGGAAAAAACACCTATTATTTTCAAATGGGCGGGGAAACCGGTCAAAAAGGTCAGCTGTATACGGGCTGGAGGACGCTGAACGATAAAGTCTATTATTTCCAGAAGGGGAATGGCGACGGAAACATCGGAAAGCTTACTACAGGCTGGAGTCAGATGAATGGTAAATGGTATTATTTCCAGACAGGCGGAGGAGCCGGAGAGAAGGGAAAGCTGTATACGGGCTGGCAGACGATTGGAGGCAAACGGTATTTTCTAAGGCGTACAGGAGATTATGGAGTTAAAGGTGAGATGCTGACAGGATGGCATGAGATCGACGGGAACGATTGCTATTTTAGTCAGAGCGGGGAATATCTTCCTGACATGAAGCGGTTCCGGGTGGCGATTGATGCCGGACACCAGAGAAGAGGCAATTCGGAGACAGAGCCGATCGGACCGGGAGCCTCTGAGAGGAAGGCGAAAGTTTCATCGGGTACATACGGCAAATGGTCGGGACTGAATGAATATGAGCTGAATCTGACGGTGTCAAAAAAACTGCAGGCTGAACTGGAAAAACGCGGGTATGATGTTTATATGGTGAGAACAACGCATGATGTCAACATCAGCAATTCCGAACGGGCGAAGATGGCGGCGAATGCCGGAGCGGATATTCTTGTGAGAGTCCATGCAAACGGTGACGAGAACAGCAGCGTATACGGTGCCCTGACGATGGCGCCCTCCGGTTCGAACCGTTACCTGACAGCCGGCAATATCAAGGCTTCGC
The Ruminococcus gauvreauii genome window above contains:
- a CDS encoding ICP22 family protein, whose protein sequence is MRKRELWLAVTAMCCLQITSAPMTAYAETEEQDQTEERQIQICSEQSELGGADETEQPEEPKPEQMPEEREEPDPELPPDEQEQKTKEPDGSKPKLPPDKPEEPDLELPPDEQEEPESEQVIETVPDIAVPPEKAQTTEKHIRQDEESTAKEYMELEEGWQPEQAEHTETNVLKPEEVIPEIDPPEVILKTPKIRFLNLGPATASRMTLSPEIMITDMALTQGKVQVLLTDENGRTLAAGMDLTQEGSGLVCRMNTISRDGRYTLLVRGENEYGVMTEKKCTFTVNKEGTAFAVCGDENETKTAGFIPAVRMTNPDHIRIVSCMLNGREVNYSWDGELLRIDRDEVMPGKNTVTLETKDGAGNVSSMEPWEFYVRAGDTDSKESKLPQKTGSRRIRWFREVLDILRHILKLVLSAGL
- a CDS encoding N-acetylmuramoyl-L-alanine amidase; translation: MKRFLAAFLVLCMAFIINSVQVYGAQDDTQTMWEPEDGDEQVQEEAELPKTEEASESLPGEAAAEPAEREETSGYEETRPEENAEITPEPEEFMSSKTKAGWEKDTDGKIRYQNADGSYPDGWKKIGAYWYYFDEDGWLETGWITLTSGTYYLTESGEPGAIGAMLTGWQNIAGTVYYFDESGPAEGKMHTGWMNTSYRRFYFKESGSDIGKLMTGWQTIGKNTYYFQMGGNLGERGRLYTGWRTMNNRVYYFQMGNGDGNIGKLNTGWRLLNGKRYYFQIGGGAGERGKLYTGWRTLGEKTCYFQMGGQAGQKGQLYTGWRTMNGKVYYFQMGNGDGNIGKLNTGWRLLNGKRYYFQIGGGAGERGKLYTGWRTLGKNTYYFQMGGETGQKGQLYTGWRTLNDKVYYFQKGNGDGNIGKLTTGWSQMNGKWYYFQTGGGAGEKGKLYTGWQTIGGKRYFLRRTGDYGVKGEMLTGWHEIDGNDCYFSQSGEYLPDMKRFRVAIDAGHQRRGNSETEPIGPGASERKAKVSSGTYGKWSGLNEYELNLTVSKKLQAELEKRGYDVYMVRTTHDVNISNSERAKMAANAGADILVRVHANGDENSSVYGALTMAPSGSNRYLTAGNIKASQKLSQKIIDSFCEETGAKNRGILYVDNMSGINWSTIPVTIVEMGFMSNRTEDLNMAKSSYQDKMVRGMANGIDRYFS